The Methylomusa anaerophila genome has a segment encoding these proteins:
- a CDS encoding GTP-binding protein, translating into MQLVTVAGPPSSGKTSAILKIIDSLRADGLKVGVVKFDCLSTKDQELYQKRGVVAKLGLSGNLCPDHFFVSNIEDCLEWAKRSKFDMLISESAGLCNRCSPHIRGALAVCLIDNLSGVHTPQKIGPMLKLADVVIITKGDIVSQAEREVFAFRVRQANPGATIVHINGITGQGALEASRLFKAAAHFDSLAGCHLRFSMPAATCSYCLGQTRIGENFQMGNVKRMDLG; encoded by the coding sequence GTGCAGCTAGTCACCGTAGCCGGGCCGCCTTCGTCGGGCAAGACGTCCGCAATTTTGAAAATCATTGATTCGCTGCGGGCCGACGGGTTAAAAGTGGGAGTCGTAAAGTTCGACTGCCTGTCTACCAAGGACCAGGAACTATATCAGAAACGGGGTGTGGTGGCCAAGCTCGGTCTGTCGGGCAACCTTTGCCCGGACCATTTTTTTGTCAGTAATATTGAGGACTGCCTGGAGTGGGCCAAACGGAGCAAATTCGATATGCTGATCAGCGAAAGCGCCGGCCTGTGCAACAGGTGTTCACCGCATATCCGGGGCGCTTTGGCAGTTTGCCTGATTGACAACCTTAGCGGTGTGCATACACCGCAAAAAATCGGCCCCATGTTGAAGTTAGCCGATGTTGTTATTATAACGAAAGGCGACATCGTATCCCAGGCCGAACGGGAAGTATTCGCCTTCCGGGTGCGGCAGGCCAACCCGGGAGCCACCATTGTCCATATCAACGGCATTACCGGCCAGGGAGCGCTGGAAGCCAGCCGGCTGTTCAAGGCAGCTGCCCATTTTGACAGCCTTGCCGGGTGTCATTTGCGGTTCTCCATGCCGGCGGCTACCTGCTCCTACTGTTTAGGGCAAACCCGGATTGGTGAGAACTTCCAGATGGGCAACGTCAAAAGGATGGATCTGGGCTAG